A genomic window from Cupriavidus basilensis includes:
- a CDS encoding ASCH domain-containing protein, with protein MKVLSVRQPWAWLIVNGHKDIENRTWPTKYRGRLLIHASKGMTRADYEAGMATALAVGFRSYFPRDQDLERGGIVGIATLTDCLRDSSSPWHMPDCWGFKLTEARPIPLMPMTGRLNIFDAPQEIIAALARS; from the coding sequence GTGAAGGTACTCTCCGTGCGCCAACCTTGGGCCTGGCTCATCGTCAACGGCCACAAGGACATCGAAAATCGCACATGGCCAACTAAGTACCGAGGCCGTCTGCTGATCCACGCCAGCAAGGGCATGACGCGCGCAGACTACGAAGCCGGGATGGCTACCGCGTTGGCAGTCGGATTTCGCTCCTACTTCCCGCGTGATCAGGACCTAGAGCGCGGCGGCATCGTCGGCATTGCCACCCTCACCGACTGCCTGCGCGACAGCAGTTCACCCTGGCATATGCCAGACTGCTGGGGCTTCAAGCTTACCGAAGCCCGCCCTATCCCACTGATGCCGATGACAGGACGTCTTAACATCTTTGACGCACCGCAGGAGATCATCGCGGCCTTGGCTAGAAGCTGA
- a CDS encoding Lar family restriction alleviation protein produces MTERAERLEPCPFCGGEPELRPQGNNHTRSRKLTIKCKGCRFQLTNAAIRHGFDWLEKITIDAWNRRAPTEAGVPDGYRLVPVEPTQTMCQAMQEKLREWPRYPFRVAPVYQAALAAAPAAPKPTGQEPEGGAA; encoded by the coding sequence ATGACTGAGCGCGCAGAGCGGCTGGAGCCGTGCCCGTTTTGTGGCGGAGAGCCCGAACTTCGGCCTCAGGGCAACAACCACACGCGCAGCCGGAAATTGACAATAAAGTGCAAAGGATGCCGTTTCCAATTGACCAATGCTGCGATCCGACACGGATTCGATTGGCTGGAGAAGATAACCATCGATGCCTGGAACCGCCGAGCGCCCACAGAGGCGGGGGTGCCAGATGGGTATCGGCTGGTGCCGGTCGAACCGACACAGACCATGTGTCAAGCCATGCAGGAGAAGCTGCGCGAGTGGCCTCGCTACCCTTTTCGCGTCGCTCCGGTATATCAGGCTGCTCTCGCCGCCGCTCCCGCAGCGCCAAAGCCCACCGGCCAAGAGCCGGAAGGCGGTGCAGCATGA
- a CDS encoding DUF7673 family protein produces MSESVTTEMREVSIKLPVLDISPFMEMVAQFRRGETDAQRAAKVRAQDQSDGLESLKRLYELAHGCSGQCKYVAKFLLGLYNGTRFPFDLTDLRCLDEAIFEDCLKVLRMDSRPSKEVHLYFERGGETFEKLAIDWRIKDRSGDAQ; encoded by the coding sequence ATGAGTGAATCCGTCACTACCGAAATGCGCGAGGTCAGCATCAAGTTGCCGGTGCTAGATATCAGTCCCTTTATGGAAATGGTCGCGCAATTCAGGCGCGGCGAGACTGATGCCCAACGAGCTGCAAAAGTACGCGCGCAAGACCAGAGCGACGGCCTGGAGTCGTTGAAGCGGCTCTACGAGCTGGCACACGGTTGCAGCGGGCAGTGCAAGTACGTAGCAAAGTTCCTGTTGGGTCTATACAACGGAACACGATTTCCGTTCGACCTTACGGATCTCCGCTGCCTGGACGAAGCCATCTTCGAAGATTGCCTGAAGGTGCTTCGCATGGACAGCCGCCCATCCAAGGAAGTCCACCTCTACTTCGAGCGTGGCGGTGAGACCTTCGAGAAACTGGCCATCGACTGGCGCATCAAGGACCGTTCGGGAGACGCCCAATGA
- a CDS encoding NAD-glutamate dehydrogenase: MLAESEARQAQLLADLMQFAQGRLPGDMFVQAEPFLRHYYDLADAEDLLKRNVADLYGAVMAHWQTAQRFVPGNARLRVYNPNLEQHGWHSDHSVVEIVNDDMPFLVDSVTMEINRLGLALHSAIHPVFRVWRNADGTIAKVGLGGEGDTATSEPAGGPRLESFIHFEVDRCGDTATQEALRNGIARVLGDVRAAVQDWPAMTAITRATIDMLAQGPDGNQPDTQEACAFLQWMLDEHFTFLGQRDYELVARDDRFYLRGVPGSGTGILSEILHPPEEDTLTELPAAATSVIEDTSPIFVTKANSRSTVHRPGYLDYVGIKLKDANGKLFGERRFVGLYTSTTYMMSCEDIPLVRRKFGNILTRAGFLTKGHLYKSLVTIIEQYPRDELFQAEEDELFHITLGILRLQEHQRIRLFVRRDRFDRFVSCLVFVPRDKYNTDLRQRIQKLLMAAFCGNTCEFTPQLSESPLARIQLIVRGEPGTMPEVNPDELEERIVQAARRWQDDLAAALLDSTGEEQGNRLLRRYGDSFPAGYREDYPARIAVRDIELMEAAQATGGIAMNLYRPIEAAPGAFRFKVYRAREPIALSLSLPMLEHLGVRVDEERPYLIEPNGAAPVWIHDFGLEMADGVAAGIDLGADIARIKALFEDAFARAWNGEIENDDFNRLVLRAELAARDVTILRAYARYLRQVGSTFSDAYIERALTGNPAIASRFVELFVARFDPATENARAARCERLQQAIGTELDQVPNLDEDRILRLFLGVINATVRTNYFRHGPDGGPRPYLSFKFNPALVPGLPEPRPMFEIWVYSPRVEGVHLRGGPVARGGLRWSDRREDFRTEVLGLMKAQMVKNTVIVPVGSKGGFVVKRPPPANDRDAFLQEGIACYQTFLRGLLDVTDNRVAGTLVPPPEVVREDGDDPYLVVAADKGTASFSDYANAISAEYGFWLSDAFASGGSVGYDHKKMAITARGAWESVKRHFREMGVDIQSTDFTVAGIGDMSGDVFGNGMLLSPHIKLVAAFDHRHIFLDPNPDPAASLRERQRMFELPRSSWADYDMSLVSAGGGLFPRTAKTIAITPQVQASLGISASVLSPAELVHAILLAPVDLLYNGGIGTYVKSSRESHLQVGDRANDAVRVNGAELRCKVVGEGGNLGFTQLGRIEFALNGGRINTDAIDNSAGVDCSDHEVNIKILLGLVVADGEMTEKQRNKLLAQMTDEVGLLVLEDNYYQSQALSVAGRNAPALLDAEGRLIRWLERAGRLKRALEFLPTEDELGERKAAGLGLTSPERAVLLAYSKMWLYDELLTSALPEDPLVAGLLPAYFPQPLRERHADTMLRHPLRREILATHLTNTLVNRIGATFVHRMQEETDARPADIVRACLIARDVFGLDPLWLRIDALDNQVDDDVQARMFAAVGRLLDHASLWFLRHPHAGGPTDGDSARYAEAAAWLTPQLPALLAGAEATTLMQWRQDLTQSGVDDELALRVAAGEICAAALDIADVAAATQRSLALVAGVYFALDTEFSFSWLRERALALPADSHWDLLARTTTLEDLGRLKRALTVSVLAQPQELDTPAQLIEAWRGERQAQIERFSRMLADQRASGAAGLSMLSVAVREIGLLESRQGRA; encoded by the coding sequence CCTGCGGCACTACTACGACCTGGCCGACGCCGAAGACCTGCTCAAGCGCAACGTGGCCGATCTCTATGGCGCGGTCATGGCGCACTGGCAGACCGCCCAGCGCTTTGTCCCGGGCAATGCGCGGCTGCGCGTCTACAACCCCAACCTCGAGCAGCACGGCTGGCACTCCGACCACTCCGTGGTGGAGATCGTCAACGACGACATGCCGTTCCTGGTCGACTCCGTCACCATGGAGATCAACCGGCTGGGGTTGGCCCTGCATTCCGCGATCCACCCGGTCTTCCGGGTCTGGCGCAACGCGGACGGCACCATCGCCAAGGTGGGCCTGGGTGGCGAGGGCGACACCGCCACGAGCGAACCCGCCGGTGGTCCCCGGCTCGAATCCTTCATCCATTTCGAAGTGGACCGCTGTGGCGACACCGCCACGCAGGAGGCCTTGCGCAACGGCATCGCCCGCGTGCTGGGCGACGTGCGCGCCGCGGTGCAAGACTGGCCGGCGATGACCGCCATCACCCGCGCCACCATCGACATGCTGGCGCAGGGCCCGGATGGCAACCAGCCCGATACGCAAGAAGCCTGCGCCTTCCTGCAGTGGATGCTGGACGAGCATTTCACCTTCCTCGGCCAGCGCGACTATGAACTGGTCGCCCGGGACGACCGCTTCTACCTGCGCGGCGTGCCCGGCTCCGGCACCGGCATCCTGAGCGAAATCCTGCACCCGCCCGAGGAGGACACGCTGACCGAGCTGCCCGCGGCGGCCACCTCGGTCATCGAAGACACGTCACCGATCTTCGTGACCAAAGCCAATTCGCGCTCCACCGTGCACCGGCCCGGCTACCTGGACTACGTCGGCATCAAGCTGAAGGACGCTAATGGCAAGCTCTTTGGCGAGCGGCGCTTCGTGGGCCTCTACACTTCCACCACCTACATGATGTCGTGCGAGGACATCCCGCTGGTGCGGCGCAAGTTCGGCAACATCCTGACGCGCGCGGGCTTCCTGACCAAGGGTCATCTCTACAAGTCGCTGGTGACCATCATCGAGCAATACCCGCGCGACGAACTGTTCCAGGCCGAGGAAGACGAACTGTTCCACATCACGCTGGGCATCCTGCGCCTGCAGGAGCATCAGCGCATCCGCCTGTTCGTGCGGCGCGACCGCTTCGACCGCTTCGTCTCCTGCCTGGTGTTCGTGCCGCGCGACAAGTACAACACGGATCTGCGCCAGCGCATCCAGAAGCTGCTGATGGCCGCCTTTTGCGGCAACACCTGCGAGTTCACGCCGCAACTCTCCGAGTCGCCGCTCGCGCGCATCCAGCTGATCGTGCGCGGCGAGCCTGGCACCATGCCCGAGGTCAACCCGGACGAGCTGGAAGAGCGCATCGTGCAAGCCGCCCGCCGCTGGCAGGACGACCTTGCCGCCGCCCTGCTCGACAGCACCGGCGAGGAGCAAGGCAACCGCCTGCTACGGCGCTACGGCGACTCCTTCCCGGCCGGCTACCGCGAGGACTACCCGGCCCGCATCGCCGTGCGCGACATCGAGCTGATGGAGGCGGCGCAGGCCACCGGCGGCATCGCCATGAACCTGTACCGGCCCATCGAAGCCGCGCCCGGCGCATTCCGCTTCAAGGTCTACCGCGCCCGCGAGCCGATCGCGCTGTCGCTCAGCCTGCCGATGCTGGAGCACCTCGGCGTGCGCGTGGACGAAGAGCGTCCCTACCTGATCGAGCCCAACGGCGCGGCACCGGTGTGGATCCACGATTTCGGACTGGAAATGGCCGATGGGGTCGCGGCCGGCATCGACCTTGGCGCCGATATCGCGCGCATCAAGGCACTGTTCGAGGACGCCTTCGCACGCGCCTGGAACGGCGAGATCGAGAACGACGACTTCAACCGCCTGGTGCTGCGCGCCGAGCTCGCCGCACGCGACGTGACCATCCTGCGCGCCTATGCCCGCTACCTTCGCCAGGTCGGGTCGACCTTCAGCGATGCCTATATCGAGCGGGCGCTGACCGGCAACCCGGCTATCGCCTCGCGCTTCGTGGAACTGTTCGTCGCGCGCTTCGATCCCGCCACGGAAAACGCCCGCGCCGCGCGCTGCGAGCGCCTGCAGCAAGCCATCGGCACGGAGCTGGACCAGGTGCCCAACCTCGACGAAGATCGCATCCTGCGCCTGTTCCTGGGCGTGATCAACGCCACGGTGCGCACCAACTATTTCCGCCACGGCCCCGACGGCGGGCCGCGCCCTTACCTGTCGTTCAAGTTCAACCCTGCGCTGGTGCCCGGCCTGCCCGAGCCGCGCCCGATGTTCGAGATCTGGGTCTACTCCCCGCGCGTGGAAGGCGTGCACTTGCGCGGCGGCCCGGTGGCGCGTGGCGGCCTGCGCTGGTCTGACCGGCGCGAGGATTTCCGCACCGAGGTACTGGGGTTGATGAAGGCGCAGATGGTGAAGAACACGGTGATCGTGCCGGTGGGCAGCAAGGGCGGGTTCGTGGTCAAGCGCCCGCCGCCAGCGAACGACCGCGACGCCTTCCTGCAAGAAGGCATTGCGTGCTACCAGACCTTTCTGCGCGGCCTGCTCGATGTCACCGACAATCGCGTCGCCGGCACCTTGGTGCCGCCGCCGGAAGTGGTGCGTGAAGATGGCGACGACCCCTATCTGGTGGTTGCCGCCGACAAGGGCACGGCCAGCTTCTCCGACTACGCCAACGCGATCTCCGCCGAGTACGGCTTCTGGCTCAGCGACGCGTTTGCCTCGGGCGGCTCGGTCGGCTATGACCACAAGAAAATGGCTATCACCGCGCGCGGCGCCTGGGAATCGGTCAAGCGCCATTTCCGCGAGATGGGCGTCGACATCCAGTCCACTGACTTCACCGTCGCCGGCATCGGCGACATGTCGGGCGATGTGTTCGGCAACGGCATGCTGCTGTCGCCCCATATCAAGCTGGTGGCCGCGTTCGACCATCGCCATATCTTCCTGGACCCCAACCCCGACCCCGCCGCCAGCTTGCGCGAGCGCCAGCGCATGTTCGAGTTGCCGCGCTCGAGCTGGGCGGACTACGACATGAGCCTGGTCTCCGCCGGCGGCGGGCTGTTTCCGCGCACCGCCAAGACCATTGCGATCACGCCGCAGGTGCAGGCGAGCCTTGGCATCAGCGCGAGCGTGCTCTCGCCCGCCGAGCTGGTCCACGCGATCCTGTTGGCACCGGTCGACCTGCTCTATAACGGCGGCATCGGCACCTATGTCAAATCCAGCCGCGAGAGCCATCTGCAAGTGGGCGATCGCGCCAACGACGCGGTGCGCGTCAACGGCGCCGAGCTGCGCTGCAAGGTGGTGGGCGAAGGCGGCAACCTTGGCTTCACGCAGCTTGGCCGAATCGAGTTCGCGCTCAATGGCGGACGCATCAACACCGATGCGATCGACAACTCTGCCGGCGTCGATTGCTCCGACCATGAGGTCAATATCAAGATCCTCCTGGGGCTGGTGGTGGCGGACGGCGAGATGACCGAGAAGCAACGCAACAAGCTGCTCGCGCAGATGACTGACGAAGTCGGCTTGCTGGTGCTAGAGGACAACTACTACCAAAGCCAGGCGCTGTCGGTTGCCGGGCGCAATGCCCCCGCGCTGCTCGACGCCGAGGGCCGGCTGATCCGCTGGCTGGAGCGCGCCGGCCGCCTCAAGCGCGCGTTGGAATTCCTCCCGACCGAGGACGAGCTGGGCGAGCGCAAGGCCGCCGGGCTGGGCCTCACCTCGCCCGAACGCGCGGTGCTGCTGGCCTACAGCAAGATGTGGCTGTACGACGAGTTGCTCACATCGGCGCTGCCGGAGGACCCGCTGGTCGCCGGCCTCTTGCCCGCCTATTTCCCGCAGCCGCTGCGCGAGCGGCACGCCGACACCATGCTGCGCCATCCGTTGCGCCGGGAGATCCTGGCCACGCACCTCACCAACACGCTGGTCAATCGCATCGGCGCCACCTTTGTCCACCGCATGCAGGAAGAAACCGATGCGCGGCCCGCGGACATCGTGCGCGCCTGCCTGATTGCGCGCGACGTGTTCGGCCTGGACCCGCTCTGGCTGCGCATCGACGCGCTGGACAACCAGGTCGACGATGACGTGCAGGCGCGCATGTTCGCCGCCGTGGGACGGCTGCTGGACCACGCCAGCCTGTGGTTCCTGCGGCATCCGCACGCGGGCGGCCCCACCGATGGCGACAGCGCGCGCTACGCCGAAGCCGCAGCCTGGCTCACACCGCAGCTACCGGCGCTGCTGGCCGGGGCAGAGGCCACCACGCTGATGCAATGGCGGCAGGACCTGACCCAGTCCGGCGTAGACGATGAACTGGCCCTGCGCGTGGCTGCGGGGGAGATCTGCGCGGCGGCACTGGATATCGCCGACGTGGCGGCCGCCACGCAGCGCAGCCTGGCGCTGGTGGCGGGCGTCTATTTCGCGCTCGATACCGAATTCAGTTTTAGCTGGCTGCGCGAACGCGCCCTCGCTTTGCCAGCCGACAGCCATTGGGACCTGCTGGCGCGCACCACGACGCTTGAAGACCTCGGCCGCCTCAAGCGCGCGCTCACGGTCAGCGTGCTGGCGCAGCCACAGGAACTGGATACGCCGGCACAACTGATCGAGGCATGGCGCGGCGAGCGCCAGGCACAGATCGAGCGCTTCTCGCGCATGCTGGCGGATCAGCGTGCATCGGGCGCGGCCGGCTTGTCGATGCTGTCGGTGGCGGTACGGGAAATCGGCTTGCTGGAAAGCCGCCAAGGACGCGCTTGA